One Bacillus amyloliquefaciens DSM 7 = ATCC 23350 DNA window includes the following coding sequences:
- a CDS encoding fumarylacetoacetate hydrolase family protein has protein sequence MKFATGELNSRKFVGLIMDDDKILDLQKAEKKLFELETIPGSLIECIQKGEKFVAHAGQLAEWAKKPNDESGSFMYALSDVKLCAPIPRPSKNVICIGKNYRDHAVEMGSEADIPEHPMVFTKAPTSVTGHGETVKSHLDATEQLDYEGELAVIISKSGSHISKENALDHIFGYTIVNDITARDLQKKHKQFFIGKSLDTTCPMGPVIVHKSAVSDPQSLKVETRVNGELRQSGSTGDMIFPIAELIETLSKGMTLEAGDIIATGTPAGVGKGFQPPKFLKPGDRVDITIEPIGTLSNQIG, from the coding sequence TCTTAGATCTGCAAAAGGCTGAAAAAAAATTGTTTGAACTTGAGACGATTCCGGGTTCGCTGATAGAGTGTATTCAAAAGGGAGAAAAGTTCGTCGCGCATGCCGGACAGCTTGCGGAATGGGCCAAAAAACCGAATGATGAGTCCGGTTCATTTATGTATGCACTGTCTGACGTGAAGCTCTGTGCGCCTATTCCGAGACCTTCAAAGAACGTGATCTGCATCGGGAAAAATTACCGTGATCATGCCGTTGAAATGGGAAGTGAGGCGGATATTCCGGAGCATCCCATGGTTTTTACGAAAGCCCCGACTTCCGTTACAGGCCACGGAGAAACAGTGAAAAGCCACTTGGATGCAACGGAGCAGCTTGATTATGAAGGGGAGCTGGCGGTTATTATATCAAAAAGCGGATCGCACATCTCCAAAGAAAATGCGCTTGACCATATTTTCGGCTATACCATTGTAAATGATATAACGGCGCGCGATCTGCAGAAAAAGCATAAACAGTTTTTTATCGGCAAAAGCCTTGATACGACATGCCCGATGGGCCCGGTCATTGTACATAAGTCGGCCGTCAGTGATCCGCAAAGCCTGAAAGTTGAAACGCGGGTGAACGGGGAACTGCGCCAATCAGGATCAACGGGTGACATGATTTTTCCGATTGCTGAACTGATCGAGACGCTGTCAAAAGGAATGACGCTTGAAGCCGGCGACATAATAGCGACGGGGACGCCGGCCGGTGTCGGAAAAGGGTTTCAGCCGCCGAAATTTTTAAAGCCGGGAGACCGCGTTGACATTACAATTGAACCGATCGGCACGCTGTCGAACCAAATCGGATAA
- a CDS encoding YisL family protein, protein MTHWHITSWVVALILVFVSYGLYGSGKAKGAKITHMILRLFYIIIILTGAELFVRFANWNGEYAGKMLLGIITIGLMEMLVIRKKKGKSTGGLWIGFIIVLVLTVLLGLHLPIGFHIF, encoded by the coding sequence ATGACACATTGGCATATTACTTCATGGGTCGTTGCGCTTATACTGGTGTTTGTCAGCTACGGGCTGTACGGCTCAGGGAAAGCGAAAGGCGCAAAAATTACGCATATGATTCTGCGCTTATTCTACATTATTATTATTTTGACCGGCGCTGAACTGTTTGTCCGTTTTGCGAATTGGAACGGAGAGTACGCCGGAAAAATGCTGCTCGGCATCATTACCATCGGCCTGATGGAAATGCTCGTCATCCGCAAGAAAAAAGGCAAATCAACCGGAGGACTGTGGATCGGTTTTATTATCGTGCTCGTCCTGACGGTGCTTCTCGGCCTTCACTTGCCGATCGGCTTTCACATATTTTAA
- a CDS encoding peptidase S8 produces MRRRRFASFWAAVLSAVLVLSLAAPFSEVSAEEQIGQTKALAKGKEQSGTIDKPEQSVWYTITPGKDEVKQDSHMALTVRSQSFLNVSVYPSKEKALSDDTFDMYRSYTDQGKIEINIPHAWEGPYYIKVEYLGEEPEDEGAQNENAEKAQYTIGYEGTSLGPADLEEEESCPVEMSVSQKKEGAGILKDLRTIRDQELNQTPTGKELSKLYYKTAPFMAAKLVFSKKARDEMYQDLKTLKPMFSDTAENGADSAYTVTAQDQKAIERLYAAVLQSVPSYIKKELEQKADKLGIHSLKGKTAGAFLTENHLAAKSKLQTGKVIFKLKNNKSLAAVTKEAAGLKASAQSKKDMSRIKQAEKLFDSIYSLDMPKDQNGAYTMSAKRVKETASSLSKLPAVEFAEPVREYKSLSADIQYPYQWSLKNSGADGGVKGADVKFDQASALLSKRKLTDTLIAVVDTGVDSTLADLKGKVRTDLGRNFVDRSNSALDDQGHGTHVAGIIAAKRDNGYSMAGLNSNAGIIPVKVLDSTGSGDTEQIALGIKYAADKGAKVINLSLGGAYSRVLEYALKYAASKNVVIAAASGNEAQNELSYPASSKYVISVGASNRMDMTSDFSNYGKGLDLTAPGSDIPSLVPNGNVTYMSGTSMAAPHVAAAAGLVLSQNPKLKPNEVEAKLKQTADDISFKSEDGKEEELYDDNGDPIPIPVIPGVDWHSGHGRLNIMKAVSAVDLGLEINKLESTQTAVRGKAKEGTVLEVMNGKKKIGSAKAGKDGKFKVNIPMQKKDTVLHVKASKDDAKTSVTLVVAKGTPSGTPKVSKVTAKDTAVKGKANSQAKITVKDKAKKVIATQKADQKGAFSVKIKKQKAGTVLYVTAADTDKQESKAVKVTVVK; encoded by the coding sequence ATGAGACGAAGGAGATTTGCATCTTTTTGGGCAGCCGTTTTGTCAGCGGTTCTAGTGCTGAGCCTCGCCGCTCCGTTTTCTGAAGTGTCAGCGGAGGAACAAATCGGCCAGACGAAAGCCTTGGCAAAGGGGAAAGAACAGTCCGGCACCATTGATAAGCCGGAACAATCAGTCTGGTATACAATCACGCCCGGAAAAGATGAAGTGAAACAAGATTCGCACATGGCATTAACTGTAAGAAGTCAATCTTTCTTAAATGTATCCGTTTACCCCAGCAAAGAGAAAGCCCTCAGTGATGACACCTTTGATATGTACCGCTCTTACACGGACCAAGGAAAAATTGAAATCAATATTCCGCATGCCTGGGAAGGCCCCTACTATATAAAAGTAGAGTATCTGGGTGAAGAGCCCGAAGATGAAGGCGCTCAGAATGAAAATGCGGAAAAAGCGCAATACACCATCGGCTATGAAGGAACGTCGCTTGGGCCGGCAGATTTGGAAGAAGAGGAGTCCTGCCCTGTTGAAATGAGTGTCAGCCAGAAAAAAGAGGGAGCCGGTATTTTAAAAGATTTGCGGACGATCCGTGATCAAGAGCTCAATCAAACCCCGACTGGCAAAGAGTTGTCAAAATTATATTACAAAACCGCTCCGTTTATGGCGGCAAAGCTCGTATTCAGTAAAAAAGCAAGAGATGAAATGTATCAGGATCTTAAAACACTGAAGCCGATGTTCAGCGATACGGCTGAAAACGGCGCGGATTCCGCATACACGGTGACCGCGCAAGACCAAAAGGCGATTGAACGGTTATACGCCGCCGTACTTCAGTCAGTACCGTCATATATAAAAAAAGAGCTGGAGCAAAAGGCGGATAAACTCGGCATTCACAGCCTGAAAGGCAAAACAGCCGGAGCGTTTTTAACAGAAAACCATCTTGCTGCAAAAAGCAAGCTTCAGACCGGGAAAGTCATTTTTAAATTGAAAAATAACAAAAGCCTTGCCGCGGTCACAAAAGAAGCGGCAGGTCTTAAAGCAAGCGCGCAATCTAAAAAAGACATGTCCCGCATCAAGCAGGCAGAAAAACTGTTTGACAGTATTTATTCCCTAGACATGCCGAAAGACCAGAACGGCGCTTACACGATGAGTGCCAAGCGGGTAAAAGAAACGGCATCGTCACTGTCCAAACTGCCGGCTGTAGAATTTGCAGAACCGGTGCGTGAATACAAAAGCCTCTCGGCCGACATCCAGTATCCTTATCAATGGTCGCTGAAAAACAGCGGAGCGGACGGCGGCGTCAAGGGAGCCGATGTGAAATTTGATCAGGCGTCTGCTCTGCTGTCGAAGCGAAAGCTTACTGACACGCTCATTGCCGTCGTTGATACAGGCGTAGACAGCACGCTTGCCGATTTGAAAGGAAAGGTAAGGACTGATCTCGGCCGCAATTTTGTAGACAGATCAAACAGCGCCTTGGATGATCAAGGGCACGGAACCCATGTTGCCGGAATTATCGCCGCCAAACGAGATAACGGCTATTCAATGGCGGGTTTAAACAGCAATGCGGGCATTATTCCCGTGAAAGTGCTTGATTCAACAGGTTCGGGAGATACAGAGCAAATCGCCCTCGGCATCAAATATGCAGCCGACAAAGGCGCAAAAGTCATTAACCTGAGCCTTGGGGGAGCATACAGCCGAGTGCTTGAATACGCTCTGAAATACGCGGCGTCCAAAAATGTTGTCATCGCCGCGGCCAGCGGAAATGAAGCTCAGAACGAACTTTCCTACCCGGCATCATCAAAGTATGTCATCTCAGTCGGTGCAAGCAACCGGATGGATATGACCTCTGACTTCTCAAACTATGGAAAAGGGCTTGACTTGACGGCGCCCGGCTCTGATATCCCGAGTCTTGTCCCGAACGGAAACGTCACATATATGAGCGGCACGTCAATGGCTGCCCCGCATGTTGCGGCTGCCGCGGGTTTAGTGCTCTCTCAAAATCCGAAGCTTAAACCGAATGAAGTCGAAGCGAAATTAAAGCAGACCGCAGACGATATCTCGTTTAAAAGCGAGGACGGCAAGGAAGAAGAGCTGTATGATGACAATGGCGACCCGATCCCGATTCCCGTCATTCCGGGAGTTGACTGGCATTCCGGCCACGGCCGCCTGAATATTATGAAGGCTGTCAGCGCAGTTGATTTAGGGCTGGAGATCAACAAGCTTGAAAGCACACAGACGGCTGTCAGAGGAAAAGCGAAAGAGGGCACGGTCCTTGAAGTGATGAACGGCAAGAAAAAGATCGGAAGCGCCAAAGCAGGTAAAGACGGCAAGTTTAAAGTAAATATCCCGATGCAGAAAAAAGACACCGTTTTACACGTGAAAGCTTCTAAAGATGACGCAAAAACATCTGTCACGCTTGTCGTAGCCAAAGGGACCCCGTCCGGCACGCCGAAGGTCAGTAAAGTGACAGCAAAAGATACGGCGGTTAAAGGAAAAGCGAACAGCCAAGCAAAAATCACCGTCAAAGATAAAGCGAAAAAAGTGATCGCGACGCAGAAAGCGGATCAAAAAGGCGCGTTCTCCGTCAAAATCAAAAAGCAAAAAGCAGGCACCGTGCTTTATGTGACGGCTGCCGACACGGATAAACAAGAAAGCAAAGCGGTTAAAGTAACGGTTGTAAAATAA
- a CDS encoding DUF2777 family protein yields the protein MKRKQLFSEKNKWGRGTLMIEDGICLVENDEGDILLADSLGNAAVLMKRDGRWQPARIHGGTAEIGADTIALFGGEEIRYEKAVKRPLLALLDSLDDETFLLFLSHLHGFGLSVYDCVFSYNQSLFSGEGVSFYHFSADDAQCALQHHRGGSGKHDRFEWTASDGRRSIMYSAAKHGGTA from the coding sequence ATGAAACGAAAACAGCTTTTCTCAGAAAAAAACAAATGGGGGCGCGGCACTCTGATGATAGAGGACGGCATCTGCCTCGTCGAAAACGATGAGGGCGATATCCTGCTTGCAGACAGTCTCGGAAACGCCGCCGTATTGATGAAACGTGACGGCAGATGGCAGCCGGCCCGGATTCACGGCGGTACGGCCGAAATCGGCGCAGACACCATCGCTCTCTTCGGCGGAGAAGAGATCCGTTATGAAAAGGCGGTAAAACGGCCGCTTTTAGCCCTGCTGGATTCGCTGGACGATGAAACGTTTCTGCTGTTTCTCAGCCATCTGCACGGGTTCGGCCTGTCTGTATATGATTGCGTATTTTCCTACAATCAGTCGCTGTTTTCCGGTGAAGGCGTCTCGTTTTATCATTTCTCGGCGGATGATGCCCAATGCGCCCTGCAGCATCACCGCGGCGGCTCGGGTAAACATGACAGATTTGAATGGACGGCATCTGACGGGCGGCGCTCAATTATGTATTCAGCGGCAAAGCACGGCGGAACAGCGTAA
- the asnB gene encoding asparagine synthase (glutamine-hydrolyzing) — translation MCGIAGWVDFQKQLVQEKHIMNNMIDTLSKRGPDDSNVWGEPHVLFGHKRLSVVDIEGGRQPMACTHQEETYTIIYNGELYNTEELRKELQARGHRFERTSDTEVLLHSYIEWREECVHRLNGIFAFAIWDEKRERLFGARDRLGVKPFFYKEHGSSFLFGSELKAILAHPDVKARTDSSGLSEVFGLGPSRTPGCGVFKGIHEVRPAHAFTFSKDGLSIWRYWNVKSEKHTDSFDETAAHIRYLFQDAVTRQLVSDVPVCTFLSGGLDSSAITAIAAAHFEKEGRDPLHTYSIDYEENSKFFKASAFQPNDDGPWIDKMTNAFGTQHHQCVITQDQLVEHLEESVLVRDLPGMADVDSSLLWFCREIKKDFVVSLSGECADEIFGGYPWFHTAAEEDGFPWMRSTEERITLLDEKWQKRLNLREYVNARYEETIAETPLLDGETGTDKARRQLFYLNMLWFMTNLLDRKDRMSMGASLEVRVPFADHRLVEYVWNIPWEMKMHGSREKGILRKALEGLLPEDILYRKKSPYPKTHHPKYTQGVTEWLKTILQQKDSVLHTLLDRKKLEMLLETEGSSFQVPWFGQLMKGPQLIAHLAQIHTWFEAYRIDIEE, via the coding sequence ATGTGTGGAATTGCGGGTTGGGTCGATTTTCAAAAGCAGCTCGTCCAAGAGAAACATATTATGAACAATATGATAGACACTCTTTCAAAACGAGGGCCTGATGATTCAAACGTCTGGGGAGAGCCCCATGTTTTATTCGGACATAAAAGACTTTCGGTCGTTGATATTGAAGGCGGCCGCCAGCCGATGGCCTGCACGCATCAAGAGGAAACGTACACCATCATTTATAATGGCGAGCTGTATAACACGGAAGAATTGCGGAAAGAGCTGCAGGCGAGAGGCCACCGTTTTGAACGGACCTCTGACACAGAAGTGCTGCTGCACAGCTATATTGAGTGGCGGGAGGAGTGCGTTCACCGCTTGAACGGTATTTTCGCTTTTGCCATCTGGGATGAAAAGCGGGAGCGCCTGTTTGGGGCGCGAGACCGGCTCGGCGTCAAACCGTTTTTTTATAAAGAACACGGTTCTTCCTTTCTGTTTGGATCAGAATTGAAAGCCATCCTTGCTCATCCTGATGTGAAAGCCCGCACAGACAGCAGCGGACTTTCGGAAGTTTTCGGACTCGGGCCGTCCAGAACACCGGGCTGCGGGGTTTTTAAAGGAATTCACGAAGTGCGTCCCGCTCATGCGTTTACTTTTTCTAAGGACGGTTTGTCCATCTGGCGTTATTGGAATGTAAAGAGCGAAAAGCATACAGACAGCTTCGATGAAACCGCCGCTCATATTCGGTACTTATTTCAGGATGCGGTGACGCGCCAGCTCGTATCTGACGTGCCGGTCTGCACATTTTTGTCAGGGGGGCTTGATTCGAGCGCGATTACCGCGATAGCCGCCGCTCATTTTGAGAAAGAAGGCAGAGATCCCCTCCATACTTATTCAATTGATTATGAGGAGAACAGCAAATTTTTTAAAGCGAGCGCCTTTCAGCCGAATGATGACGGCCCGTGGATCGATAAAATGACAAATGCATTCGGCACACAGCACCATCAGTGCGTAATTACACAGGATCAGCTGGTTGAACATCTGGAGGAATCCGTTCTCGTCAGAGATCTGCCGGGCATGGCTGATGTTGATTCCTCGCTGTTGTGGTTCTGCCGTGAGATAAAAAAAGATTTTGTCGTGAGTCTTTCCGGAGAATGCGCGGACGAAATTTTCGGGGGATATCCGTGGTTTCATACCGCGGCGGAAGAAGACGGATTTCCTTGGATGAGATCCACTGAGGAGAGAATCACCCTCTTGGACGAAAAATGGCAAAAACGCCTGAACTTAAGAGAATACGTGAATGCGAGATATGAAGAAACCATTGCGGAAACACCGCTGTTAGACGGTGAGACGGGAACAGACAAAGCGAGACGGCAGCTGTTCTACTTAAATATGCTTTGGTTTATGACAAATCTGCTGGACCGCAAAGACCGCATGAGTATGGGTGCAAGTCTTGAAGTGCGGGTGCCGTTCGCCGACCACAGACTCGTGGAATACGTTTGGAATATCCCTTGGGAAATGAAAATGCATGGCAGCCGGGAAAAAGGCATTTTGCGGAAGGCGCTTGAAGGATTGCTTCCGGAAGACATTTTGTACCGCAAAAAAAGTCCTTATCCGAAAACGCATCACCCGAAATACACGCAAGGAGTTACAGAGTGGCTGAAAACGATTTTACAACAAAAAGATTCCGTGCTTCACACCCTGCTCGACAGAAAAAAACTGGAGATGCTGCTGGAAACAGAGGGTTCATCTTTTCAGGTTCCATGGTTCGGCCAGCTGATGAAAGGCCCGCAGCTGATCGCCCATCTTGCCCAAATCCATACATGGTTTGAGGCGTACCGCATTGATATAGAAGAATAA
- a CDS encoding squalene/phytoene synthase family protein produces MTEYETCAQLAEAHFPLYKQTFSSLPPKNRQAAWAVLALFHEAEKLADVQEFEGFEQAAQDVLNGTSPEGFLWEALADVRQQFGLEEEPFCEFIAGQRSDREKETYQEFDDLLMYAGQTGGALGLLLLPVCARRNQEKLRHAAVSLGAAVQLTRVLTGIHTDERMKKRLPRQVMEQFGYTEEELERHTINKAFMNVWEYITFEAEAYFEEASEELELFPLYSRPAVTGLLAHYRSELDDMRKRLTQA; encoded by the coding sequence ATGACCGAATACGAAACATGCGCGCAGCTTGCCGAGGCGCATTTTCCTTTATATAAACAAACTTTTTCATCCCTGCCGCCAAAAAACAGGCAGGCCGCATGGGCTGTGCTTGCTTTGTTTCATGAAGCTGAGAAGCTTGCGGATGTTCAGGAATTTGAGGGATTTGAACAGGCGGCACAAGACGTTTTGAACGGGACAAGCCCCGAAGGCTTTTTGTGGGAGGCGCTCGCCGACGTGCGGCAGCAATTTGGGCTGGAAGAAGAGCCGTTCTGTGAGTTTATCGCCGGCCAAAGGTCTGACAGAGAAAAAGAGACCTATCAAGAGTTTGATGACCTGCTGATGTACGCGGGCCAAACAGGCGGAGCGCTCGGTCTGCTTCTGCTGCCGGTTTGCGCGCGCCGAAATCAAGAGAAGCTCCGCCATGCTGCTGTTTCATTAGGAGCCGCCGTTCAGCTGACCCGGGTTCTCACTGGGATTCATACGGATGAGCGGATGAAAAAGCGTCTTCCGCGTCAGGTGATGGAACAATTCGGCTATACGGAAGAAGAGCTGGAGAGACATACCATCAACAAAGCTTTTATGAATGTATGGGAGTATATCACTTTCGAAGCCGAGGCGTATTTCGAAGAGGCGTCTGAAGAGCTGGAGCTGTTTCCGTTATACTCAAGGCCGGCCGTTACCGGTTTGCTGGCACATTACCGGTCAGAGCTCGATGACATGAGAAAGCGGCTTACACAGGCATAA
- a CDS encoding MATE family efflux transporter has translation MKQAILKRTAFKQSSDHKLSLYALTWPIFIEVSLYMFMGNADTLMLSQYSDNSVAAVGVSNQILNLIIVMFSFIATGTTIVISQFLGSKQKKEAQEVAYVSIGANFVISLAISAAVFFAAVPMLHVMGLSNELMPDAKVFLQVVGGLSFIQALIMTFSAILKSYGHTKDTMFVTIGMNILNIAGNFLVIFGPLGLPVLGVAGVAMSTSIARIIGLVAMIVIVKKRIGLGLTWKKIFHVHKEHLRKLLKIGIPSAGEQLSYNISQMVVTYFIAIMGAQALTTKVYTQNITMFILLFGTAISQGTQILIGRYIGAKQFDDAYDRCMKSLYWALGIAALTSVIMTLFSKQLIGIFTSSPDIITTASMLIAMTIILEPGRSFNVIIINSLRAAGDAKFPVYMAMISMWGIGLPLAYLFGIHFGLGLMGIWISFIADEWVRGILMYRRWKSRIWIQKGIA, from the coding sequence ATGAAACAAGCGATTTTAAAACGGACTGCATTCAAACAATCCTCTGATCACAAACTCTCATTATACGCGCTGACTTGGCCGATATTTATTGAGGTTTCATTATATATGTTTATGGGAAACGCCGACACTCTTATGCTTAGCCAATACTCTGACAACAGTGTGGCGGCCGTGGGTGTCAGCAATCAGATTTTAAATTTAATTATCGTGATGTTCAGCTTTATCGCAACGGGCACGACAATTGTGATTTCGCAGTTTTTAGGTTCTAAGCAGAAAAAAGAGGCGCAGGAAGTGGCTTATGTTTCGATAGGAGCGAACTTTGTCATCAGTCTCGCCATCAGCGCCGCCGTGTTTTTCGCGGCCGTTCCGATGCTTCATGTTATGGGTCTTTCCAATGAATTGATGCCCGATGCCAAAGTCTTTTTACAGGTGGTCGGCGGGCTGTCATTCATTCAGGCCCTGATTATGACGTTCAGCGCCATTTTAAAAAGCTACGGTCATACGAAGGATACGATGTTCGTTACGATCGGGATGAATATTTTAAATATCGCCGGAAACTTTCTTGTCATCTTCGGACCGCTCGGCCTGCCGGTGTTAGGCGTCGCCGGGGTTGCGATGTCAACGTCCATCGCGCGGATCATCGGGTTAGTTGCTATGATTGTAATCGTCAAAAAACGCATCGGACTCGGTCTGACATGGAAAAAGATCTTTCACGTTCATAAAGAGCACTTGCGGAAACTATTGAAAATCGGGATTCCGTCTGCCGGCGAACAGCTGTCTTATAACATTTCACAAATGGTTGTCACTTATTTTATCGCCATCATGGGCGCCCAGGCGCTCACAACAAAGGTTTATACACAAAACATCACGATGTTTATCCTGCTGTTCGGAACGGCGATCAGCCAGGGCACACAGATTTTGATCGGCAGATATATCGGCGCCAAACAGTTTGACGACGCTTATGACCGCTGCATGAAAAGTCTGTACTGGGCGCTTGGCATTGCCGCTTTGACATCCGTTATCATGACCTTGTTTTCAAAGCAGCTGATCGGAATTTTCACAAGCAGCCCTGACATTATTACGACGGCGAGCATGCTGATTGCCATGACGATCATTCTTGAGCCCGGCCGTTCATTTAATGTCATTATCATCAACTCGCTCCGGGCCGCCGGAGATGCAAAATTCCCCGTCTATATGGCGATGATCTCCATGTGGGGCATCGGTCTGCCTCTCGCTTATCTGTTCGGCATCCATTTCGGATTGGGGCTTATGGGCATCTGGATTTCATTTATCGCGGATGAATGGGTCAGAGGCATTCTCATGTACAGAAGATGGAAGTCGCGGATTTGGATTCAAAAAGGGATTGCATAA
- a CDS encoding AraC family transcriptional regulator: MSFLEFTVPPFPVFIAAGEGTFKKGETHVRRVFPVFDLLYVKKGVLYITEDENAFSVEAGEYILLSPGLEHYGTKGSEETTSYSWLHFEGTAYEVTETTGNNWAELRRKKGSFEEPARYRLSLPQKGKVRRPQFMAGQFSVLTDDSAENSDLPLRKQILFEELLLHLQKEAFQIPSAKERVAWEAARYLQEHYQEKTTIKALSSALHYNQDYVTRCMQQVLGVTPGQYTNKVRMTEAKRLLSATNDKMGAIADAIGMEDPTYFSKLFKQIEGITPLEYRKFVSRKTD; encoded by the coding sequence ATGTCCTTTCTCGAGTTCACAGTCCCTCCGTTCCCGGTCTTTATCGCTGCGGGAGAAGGGACGTTCAAAAAAGGCGAAACCCATGTGAGACGGGTCTTCCCGGTGTTTGATCTGCTGTATGTGAAAAAAGGCGTCCTCTACATTACAGAAGACGAAAACGCCTTTTCCGTAGAAGCCGGAGAATATATTCTGCTTTCTCCTGGCCTTGAACATTACGGGACAAAAGGAAGTGAAGAAACGACATCCTATTCGTGGCTTCATTTTGAGGGAACGGCATATGAGGTGACGGAAACAACCGGGAATAACTGGGCGGAGCTGAGGCGGAAAAAAGGCAGCTTTGAAGAGCCGGCCCGCTACCGCCTGTCCCTGCCGCAAAAAGGTAAGGTGAGGCGCCCGCAGTTTATGGCCGGGCAATTCAGCGTCCTGACTGATGACAGCGCAGAGAACTCCGATCTGCCGCTCAGAAAGCAGATTCTGTTTGAAGAGCTGCTGCTTCATCTTCAAAAGGAAGCGTTCCAAATACCGTCCGCAAAGGAAAGAGTCGCATGGGAGGCCGCCCGGTATCTGCAGGAGCACTATCAGGAGAAAACCACCATCAAAGCGCTCTCTTCGGCTCTTCATTACAACCAAGACTACGTGACCCGCTGTATGCAGCAGGTGCTCGGCGTTACGCCCGGCCAGTATACGAACAAAGTCAGAATGACGGAGGCGAAGCGTCTTTTGTCCGCCACAAATGACAAAATGGGGGCAATCGCAGACGCCATCGGCATGGAGGACCCGACCTATTTTTCTAAACTGTTCAAACAGATTGAAGGCATTACGCCGCTTGAATACCGCAAATTCGTAAGCAGGAAAACGGACTGA
- a CDS encoding LacI family DNA-binding transcriptional regulator, translating to MKMTIYDVAEKAGVSISTVSRVINNTGRISDKTRRMVLRVMEEMDYHPNVHASALTGKKTNMIGLITPDISNPFFGELAKSIEDSAGVLGFHIIICSTDYQPEKETKYFSMLRQKQADGIIFATGLDHDDSVTALDDIVKSGTPLAMITQDKPLAPMDVVIIDDFLGGYTAAQHLISLGHKKIACIVGNGSTTGERDRIKGFQKAMRQAGMTLDESLIIPTEYSLESGKQAAAELFDRDLPTAVFAFNDVLSCAAIQAARSRGIRVPEDLSVIGFDNTILAEMTAPPLTTISQPIREMGRRVVELLIDEIQGKKKAKSKIVLSPELVIRQSTAPAKTRPQQ from the coding sequence ATGAAAATGACAATTTACGATGTGGCCGAAAAGGCGGGCGTCTCCATTTCGACCGTCTCGCGGGTCATCAACAACACGGGGAGGATCAGTGACAAAACACGGCGGATGGTGCTCCGTGTCATGGAGGAGATGGACTATCATCCGAATGTTCACGCATCCGCTTTGACGGGCAAAAAGACGAATATGATCGGCCTGATCACCCCGGATATTTCAAATCCGTTTTTCGGGGAACTGGCGAAAAGCATTGAAGACAGTGCCGGTGTCCTTGGGTTTCATATCATTATCTGCAGCACGGATTACCAGCCTGAAAAAGAAACGAAGTATTTCTCCATGCTGCGGCAGAAGCAGGCGGACGGCATTATTTTCGCGACGGGGCTTGATCATGATGACAGCGTCACGGCGCTTGATGATATTGTGAAATCAGGCACCCCGCTTGCGATGATCACTCAGGATAAACCGCTCGCGCCGATGGACGTCGTCATTATCGATGATTTTCTCGGCGGCTATACGGCGGCTCAACACCTTATATCTTTAGGCCATAAAAAGATCGCCTGTATCGTCGGCAACGGCTCGACCACGGGTGAAAGAGACAGAATCAAAGGTTTTCAAAAAGCGATGCGTCAAGCGGGGATGACACTCGATGAATCGCTCATCATTCCGACGGAATATTCGCTGGAAAGCGGAAAACAGGCAGCGGCCGAGCTGTTTGACAGAGACCTTCCGACCGCCGTTTTCGCTTTTAATGATGTGTTATCGTGCGCGGCAATACAGGCTGCGCGCTCCCGGGGCATTCGGGTGCCGGAAGACTTGTCCGTCATCGGCTTTGACAATACCATTCTCGCTGAGATGACGGCTCCTCCGCTCACGACGATTTCCCAGCCTATCCGCGAAATGGGGAGGCGCGTCGTTGAACTTCTCATTGATGAGATTCAAGGGAAGAAAAAAGCAAAAAGTAAAATTGTTTTATCTCCGGAACTTGTCATCAGGCAGTCTACGGCACCGGCAAAAACGCGCCCGCAGCAATGA